A portion of the Microbulbifer agarilyticus genome contains these proteins:
- the ycjG gene encoding L-Ala-D/L-Glu epimerase: MAGQRESDWVQAFEGRCFAESWPLKTTFVISRGTRSEARVVVVEVEAEGVSGVGECTPYPRYGESLESVLAEITSVLPALRQGISRSQLQEVMPAGAARNAVDCAMANWAEKKHRQNFAGPASLPTVQTLVIAAPDEMAEAASAAEQSGVTVLKLKLDHKQVLERVAAVRAAAPACELVIDANEAWSVDGLPALCDALAEQGVSMLEQPLPAADDRFLASFTHPIPICADESCHTRADLPRLAGLYEMVNIKLDKTGGPWEAQLLAEAARDHEFEVMLGCMLCTSRAIRAAWSLGQGARFVDLDGPTWLAQDVDPLQFFHGRVYWT, encoded by the coding sequence ATGGCAGGGCAGAGGGAATCTGACTGGGTTCAAGCCTTCGAAGGCCGCTGCTTTGCGGAGAGTTGGCCGCTAAAAACCACCTTTGTGATTTCGCGTGGAACTCGCAGTGAGGCCCGTGTGGTTGTAGTGGAAGTTGAAGCAGAGGGGGTTTCTGGTGTTGGCGAGTGCACCCCATATCCCCGCTATGGAGAAAGCTTGGAGTCTGTGTTGGCAGAAATCACTTCGGTGTTGCCGGCATTGCGCCAGGGGATTTCACGCAGCCAGTTGCAGGAAGTCATGCCTGCGGGCGCGGCGCGCAATGCGGTAGATTGTGCGATGGCCAATTGGGCAGAGAAAAAGCACCGTCAGAATTTTGCCGGCCCGGCGTCTTTACCAACCGTACAAACCCTCGTGATTGCAGCCCCGGACGAGATGGCAGAGGCAGCGAGTGCCGCAGAACAGTCTGGTGTCACTGTGCTCAAGCTCAAGCTTGACCATAAGCAGGTGCTGGAACGGGTGGCGGCGGTGCGCGCTGCTGCGCCCGCTTGCGAGCTGGTAATCGATGCCAATGAAGCCTGGTCTGTCGATGGTTTGCCCGCTCTGTGTGATGCGCTTGCGGAGCAGGGGGTGTCCATGTTGGAGCAGCCGCTGCCCGCCGCGGATGACCGTTTTCTCGCAAGCTTTACCCACCCCATACCTATCTGTGCCGATGAAAGCTGCCACACTCGAGCGGACTTACCGCGGCTCGCGGGGCTGTACGAGATGGTCAATATCAAGCTGGATAAAACCGGTGGGCCCTGGGAGGCGCAGCTTCTCGCAGAGGCTGCGCGTGACCATGAGTTTGAAGTCATGCTGGGATGCATGCTGTGTACCTCACGGGCAATTCGCGCAGCCTGGTCACTGGGGCAGGGTGCGCGGTTTGTGGACCTGGATGGCCCGACCTGGCTGGCGCAGGATGTCGACCCGCTGCAGTTCTTTCACGGGAGGGTGTACTGGACCTGA
- a CDS encoding SoxR reducing system RseC family protein, which translates to MIEERGKVVAVDGDAIWVETVQRSGCHGCAAKSGCGTGLLGDFWASASRVRVQLPPAESQAVQLHDTVVIGIGERVLASSALVVYLVPLVLLVAGALAGQALGSEPLAIAGALLGLIGGALAIRAYSYLRRGNASLEPVYLRREQSNPCAIPVVPVS; encoded by the coding sequence ATGATCGAAGAGCGCGGAAAAGTGGTCGCCGTTGACGGCGACGCGATTTGGGTGGAAACCGTTCAGCGCAGCGGTTGCCATGGGTGTGCGGCCAAGTCCGGATGTGGCACCGGCTTGCTTGGAGACTTCTGGGCAAGCGCATCCCGTGTGCGTGTACAACTTCCCCCTGCAGAATCTCAGGCGGTCCAGCTGCACGACACCGTGGTGATAGGGATTGGTGAGCGAGTGCTGGCAAGTAGCGCGCTGGTGGTTTATCTGGTGCCGCTGGTACTTTTGGTTGCCGGCGCGCTGGCCGGGCAGGCGTTGGGCTCTGAGCCGCTGGCGATAGCTGGTGCACTGCTTGGTTTGATTGGCGGCGCCCTGGCGATTCGCGCATACAGTTACCTGCGCCGCGGCAATGCCTCGCTTGAGCCCGTGTATCTGCGCCGGGAACAAAGCAATCCCTGCGCAATTCCTGTTGTCCCAGTCAGCTGA
- a CDS encoding MucB/RseB C-terminal domain-containing protein: MEKLIFRTPRKANSSLLAFLLLASPLAFAQGNAPADDQAAPREVPNQAPQQAPQEIPQDARDATASEATRVLLARLAQAVANLEYRGLVTFEHVGSMETLEVVHGIRDGEQVERIRYLTGSPREKVTRIGDDECRHGGSVFPRSGLLSAAGLQNVQSNYAFLIRGEERVADREAIVLEARPRDLHRFGMVISVDKETGLPLKSMLIAPAGRVLERFQFVELDLAPVTDDELKPQSPSTEPITGDEAAKCANVESRWRLGWAPSGFKPVAVQALSDGQMLVFSDGLSAFTVFVQQLPEMNYKGRAVRGATVAYMDHIDVNGARYTVTVVGEIPDNTAQLVAKAVTEAN, from the coding sequence ATGGAAAAACTGATTTTTCGTACCCCTCGCAAAGCCAACAGTTCGCTGTTGGCTTTTTTACTATTAGCCTCGCCACTGGCCTTCGCCCAGGGCAATGCGCCCGCGGATGATCAAGCGGCACCGCGAGAGGTCCCTAATCAGGCTCCTCAGCAAGCCCCTCAAGAGATTCCTCAAGATGCTCGGGACGCCACGGCGAGTGAAGCTACCCGTGTGTTGCTGGCACGGCTCGCGCAGGCGGTTGCCAACCTGGAGTATCGAGGGTTGGTAACCTTTGAGCATGTGGGCTCGATGGAAACCCTTGAGGTAGTGCACGGTATTCGCGATGGCGAGCAGGTGGAGCGTATTCGCTACCTGACCGGCAGTCCTCGCGAAAAAGTGACCCGCATTGGAGACGATGAGTGTCGTCACGGTGGCAGTGTATTTCCCCGTTCCGGGCTGCTGAGCGCTGCCGGGCTGCAAAATGTTCAATCCAATTATGCGTTTTTGATTCGCGGAGAAGAGCGTGTCGCAGACCGCGAGGCGATCGTACTTGAGGCTCGACCCCGGGATCTGCACCGCTTCGGGATGGTGATCAGTGTCGACAAGGAAACCGGACTGCCGCTCAAGTCCATGCTGATTGCCCCGGCGGGACGGGTTCTCGAGCGTTTTCAGTTTGTCGAACTGGATCTGGCGCCAGTAACCGATGATGAGTTGAAGCCGCAGTCCCCCTCGACAGAGCCAATTACCGGTGACGAAGCGGCGAAATGTGCGAATGTGGAAAGTCGCTGGCGTCTCGGTTGGGCCCCCAGCGGTTTTAAACCGGTTGCCGTACAGGCGCTAAGCGATGGGCAAATGCTGGTGTTTAGTGACGGCCTGAGTGCATTCACCGTGTTTGTGCAGCAGCTACCAGAAATGAACTACAAGGGGCGCGCCGTACGCGGCGCCACCGTGGCTTACATGGATCATATCGATGTCAATGGCGCACGTTACACCGTGACAGTGGTGGGCGAAATCCCCGACAATACCGCGCAACTGGTGGCTAAAGCAGTCACCGAGGCAAACTGA
- a CDS encoding sigma-E factor negative regulatory protein, with translation MSHGSHQQRLNESLSALMDGEANELEIQRLLKESDASGASDGELGHRWSRYQLAASVMRSEKVAPVDMGLAASISAAIADEPSLESAQQASANDAGNGQARSRWWRPLSRGAVAATVAFAAILGVQQMQAPQVQGDLVAEVEAPQPQPMTTNPQPSRFLTPTLNTRAVSTAPQLVPEQRVGPAPQVQVVPTPELMRHLNRVMVEHSEQAARIGSQGMVPHARATYGERPSE, from the coding sequence ATGTCCCACGGGAGTCATCAACAGCGCCTGAATGAATCGCTATCCGCATTAATGGATGGCGAGGCCAACGAGTTGGAAATTCAGCGCCTGCTCAAAGAGTCTGACGCCAGCGGTGCATCAGACGGTGAGTTGGGTCACCGCTGGTCTCGCTACCAGTTGGCCGCCAGCGTGATGCGTAGTGAAAAAGTGGCGCCGGTGGATATGGGGCTCGCAGCGAGTATTTCTGCAGCGATTGCCGACGAACCGTCGCTGGAATCTGCACAGCAGGCTTCGGCGAATGATGCGGGTAATGGCCAGGCGAGAAGCCGCTGGTGGCGTCCGCTCTCTCGTGGCGCCGTGGCTGCAACAGTGGCATTTGCTGCCATTTTGGGGGTGCAACAGATGCAGGCCCCACAAGTGCAAGGTGATCTGGTAGCGGAAGTTGAGGCCCCCCAGCCCCAGCCAATGACTACCAATCCGCAACCCAGTAGATTTTTGACCCCGACATTGAATACGCGGGCAGTAAGTACTGCACCACAGCTGGTACCCGAGCAGCGGGTTGGCCCGGCCCCTCAGGTGCAGGTTGTGCCCACGCCGGAACTGATGCGACATTTGAATCGGGTAATGGTTGAGCACTCGGAGCAGGCCGCCCGCATTGGTAGTCAGGGCATGGTTCCTCATGCTCGGGCAACCTACGGGGAGCGCCCATCGGAGTAA
- the rpoE gene encoding RNA polymerase sigma factor RpoE, which translates to MTGQQASPSDRQLVERVQKGDKRAFDLLVLKYQHKIMAVVSRYINDHAEVHDVVQEAFIKAYRALGNFRGESAFYTWMYRIAINTAKNHLVSRSRRPPSSDVDLEDAEFYSGADLLRDNETPENQLFRDQLEAAVHQAIRELPEDLRSAVTLREMEGLSYEEIAEVMGCPVGTVRSRIFRAREAIDRAVQATMAGEPESVDGRS; encoded by the coding sequence ATGACAGGGCAACAGGCGTCACCAAGTGATCGCCAGCTGGTAGAACGGGTACAGAAAGGCGACAAGCGAGCCTTCGACCTGTTGGTGTTGAAGTACCAACACAAAATCATGGCGGTGGTTAGCCGCTATATCAACGATCACGCCGAAGTGCATGACGTGGTTCAGGAAGCATTTATCAAGGCTTACCGGGCGCTGGGCAATTTCCGTGGGGAGAGCGCCTTTTATACCTGGATGTACCGCATCGCGATTAATACCGCCAAAAACCACCTCGTTTCTCGTAGTCGCCGTCCCCCCTCATCGGATGTGGATCTGGAGGACGCCGAATTCTATTCCGGCGCCGATTTGTTACGCGATAACGAAACGCCAGAGAACCAGCTGTTCCGGGATCAACTGGAAGCGGCGGTACACCAGGCCATCCGTGAGCTGCCGGAAGATCTGCGCTCAGCAGTTACCCTGCGCGAGATGGAGGGGCTGAGCTACGAGGAAATCGCCGAAGTCATGGGGTGTCCAGTGGGCACCGTGCGCTCGCGTATTTTCCGCGCGCGGGAGGCCATCGATCGCGCGGTTCAAGCGACCATGGCCGGTGAACCCGAGTCGGTTGACGGGCGCAGCTAG
- the nadB gene encoding L-aspartate oxidase — protein MNPNENSYNENNYDVLVVGSGAAGLTLALHLAARHRVALLSKQRLQDGSTWFAQGGIAGVLDETDSVDAHIADTLDAGAGLCHPDAARFTVENSRDAVHWLINQGVNFTREEDGEYHLTKEGGHSHRRIIHSADATGQAVHSTLLERVRNTPNIDCFEHHIALDLIRQPDPKTGRFRCGGCYVHNIETEEVEVFQGRAVVLATGGASKAYLYTSNPDGASGDGIAMAWRAGCRVANMEFNQFHPTCLYHPKAKSMLITEALRGEGALLKLPNGERFMDRFDKRGELAPRDIVARAIDHEMKRLGADCLYLDISHKDSDFVREHFPTVYKSCLEYGIDITREAIPVVPAAHYTCGGVMVDENGRTDLDQLYAIGETTFTGLHGANRLASNSLLECVVYARSAAMHIDSSIDEVAPPREALAWDASRVTDSDEDVVISHNWDELRRFMWDFVGIVRTRKRLLRAEHRVKLLQQEIREFYANYRITSDLIELRNLAVVSELIIRSALDRRESRGLHYSLDYPGLRELAMDTILVPENFADQRHFIGP, from the coding sequence GTGAATCCTAACGAGAACAGCTACAACGAGAACAATTACGATGTGTTAGTTGTAGGCAGTGGTGCCGCCGGCTTAACCCTGGCGCTTCACCTCGCTGCACGCCACCGCGTGGCGCTGCTTTCCAAACAGCGCCTGCAAGATGGCTCCACCTGGTTCGCCCAGGGCGGCATCGCTGGCGTACTGGACGAAACCGACTCCGTGGACGCGCATATAGCGGATACATTAGATGCAGGAGCAGGACTCTGCCACCCCGACGCGGCTCGCTTCACCGTGGAAAACAGCCGCGACGCCGTTCACTGGCTGATTAATCAGGGCGTAAATTTCACCCGCGAAGAAGATGGCGAATACCACCTTACCAAAGAGGGTGGCCACAGCCACCGGCGTATTATTCACAGCGCCGACGCCACCGGCCAGGCGGTACACAGCACCCTGCTTGAGCGCGTGCGCAACACGCCGAATATAGACTGCTTTGAACACCATATTGCCCTGGACCTGATCCGCCAGCCGGATCCCAAGACCGGTCGCTTCCGCTGCGGCGGATGTTACGTGCACAACATAGAAACTGAAGAGGTTGAGGTATTTCAGGGACGCGCGGTGGTGCTCGCCACTGGCGGTGCGTCCAAAGCCTACCTTTATACCAGCAACCCCGATGGCGCCAGCGGCGATGGTATCGCCATGGCCTGGCGCGCAGGATGCCGGGTTGCGAATATGGAATTCAACCAGTTCCACCCCACCTGTCTATACCACCCCAAAGCCAAGTCCATGCTCATCACCGAGGCCCTGCGCGGTGAGGGCGCCCTGTTAAAGCTGCCCAATGGCGAGCGCTTTATGGATCGCTTCGACAAGCGCGGTGAGCTGGCCCCGCGGGATATCGTGGCCCGCGCCATCGACCACGAGATGAAACGACTGGGTGCTGATTGCTTGTATCTGGATATTTCGCACAAGGACTCGGACTTTGTGCGCGAGCACTTTCCCACCGTATACAAGAGCTGCCTCGAATACGGCATCGACATCACCCGCGAGGCCATTCCGGTGGTTCCCGCGGCGCACTATACCTGCGGCGGTGTGATGGTCGACGAAAACGGCCGCACGGATTTGGATCAGCTTTACGCGATTGGTGAAACCACCTTTACCGGCCTGCACGGCGCCAACCGCCTGGCCAGCAATTCACTGCTCGAGTGTGTGGTTTACGCGCGCTCAGCGGCCATGCATATCGACAGTTCCATTGACGAGGTCGCCCCACCGCGTGAGGCACTGGCCTGGGATGCTTCGCGGGTAACCGACTCCGATGAGGATGTAGTGATCTCGCACAACTGGGACGAGTTGCGCCGCTTTATGTGGGACTTTGTCGGTATCGTGCGGACCCGCAAGCGCCTGTTACGGGCGGAGCACCGAGTGAAACTGTTGCAGCAGGAAATCAGGGAGTTCTACGCAAATTACCGGATTACCAGCGACCTGATTGAGCTGCGCAACTTGGCGGTAGTATCCGAGCTGATTATCCGCTCTGCGCTGGATCGCCGTGAAAGCCGTGGGCTGCACTACTCACTGGACTACCCGGGACTGCGGGAACTGGCCATGGATACCATTCTGGTACCGGAAAATTTTGCCGACCAGCGGCATTTTATTGGCCCGTGA
- a CDS encoding protein YgfX, which yields MSRSSATIPVSKSNSRFNSGDTRAASSGKPPGSTHSRGGKGEARAARLTCDLVPSRLLRLCLLLALAQSTLLLFVSRLPWVAVYALVPVVLLYGVFEWRRLCTSVGRLSTAERRWYWQVKGGARREFRFVGELTLWRWLIVINGKDVDGRRLRLVLARDAATEDEWRRLLVALRYSR from the coding sequence TTGTCCAGATCATCCGCGACAATACCGGTCTCCAAGAGTAACTCTAGGTTTAACTCTGGGGATACGCGCGCTGCCAGTTCCGGGAAACCTCCCGGAAGCACCCACTCCCGCGGTGGCAAAGGTGAGGCGCGCGCGGCGCGCCTCACCTGTGACCTTGTACCGTCACGTCTACTCCGTCTATGCCTTCTGCTGGCTCTTGCCCAGTCCACTCTCCTGTTGTTTGTGTCCCGCCTGCCGTGGGTAGCGGTGTATGCACTTGTACCTGTGGTTTTGCTCTACGGCGTATTTGAATGGCGTCGACTTTGCACTTCGGTTGGGCGCTTATCTACCGCAGAGCGGCGCTGGTACTGGCAGGTGAAGGGCGGTGCGCGACGGGAGTTTCGCTTTGTCGGCGAGCTGACCTTGTGGCGCTGGTTGATCGTAATTAACGGCAAAGATGTTGATGGGCGCCGTTTGCGCTTGGTGCTGGCGCGAGATGCCGCCACTGAAGATGAGTGGCGGCGGCTATTAGTCGCCTTGCGTTACTCGCGTTGA